CTGGTCGTCACATCGCGACGGCTTGAGACCTCCGCCGAGCGGTTCCAATCTTCCATTCACCAGCGCGCCTAGCATAGGCAATGTCCTCCGCTCAGCTCTTCGAACCGTTCCAGCTTCGATCGATCACCCTCCGCAATCGCATTGGCGTTGCGCCGATGTGCCAGTACAGCGCAACCGACGGCGTGCCCAACGACTGGCACTTCGTGCACCTGGGCTCGCGCGCAGTCGGTGGGGCGGCGCTGGTGATGAGCGAGGCGACCGCGGTTGCGGATATCGGCCGCATCTCGCCCGGCGACACGGGCATCTGGAACGATGAGCAGGTGGATGCGTGGCGGCGGATCACGCGGTTCATCGAGCAGCACGGCGCGGTGCCGGCGATTCAACTCGCCCACGCCGGTTGGAAGGCCTCTACCGCGGCCCCGTGGGATGGCGGCAAGGCCGTGGCGCCCGAGCAGGGCGGCTGGCAACCGATCGGCGTCGCCGGCGACGCGTTCGCGCCCCACTATCCTTCGCCGCGACAGGCGTCCGCGGCCGACATCGATTCGATCTGCCTCCAGTTCCGCGACGCCACTCGCCGCGCGATCGATGCCGGCTTTAAGGTCTTCGAGATCCACGCGGCCCACGGCTACCTGCTGCACAGCTTTTACTCGCCACTGTCGAACCGGAGGACCGACGACTTCGGTGGCTCGTTCGAAAACCGCACGCGGTTGCTGATGCAAGTCGTGCGCGACGTACGGCAGATCATCCCCGACCACCTGCCCGTAGTCGTGCGACTCTCCTGCACCGATTGGACCGAGGGCGGCTGGACGATCGACGACTCGGTGCGCCTCGCGACCCAACTGAAGCAGGCGGGCGTCGACGCGATCGACTGCAGTTCGGGCGGCGTCTCGCGCAGCGCGAAGATCCCCGTTGGCCCCGGCTACCAGGTGGAACTGGCCGCTGCGGTGCGGCGAGGCGCGGGCATCGCGACCGCCGCCGTCGGCATGATCACCGAGCCGCACCAGGCCGAGACGATCTTGCGCACCGGGCAGGCCGACCTGGTGTTTCTCGCGCGCGAGCTGCTGCGCGATCCCTACTGGCCGCGCCGGGCAGCTGATGCCCTGCGCGCGAAGATCACGCCGCCGGTGCAGTACGAACGTGCGTGGTAGCTCTACATGTTCGTGATGTTCGGGGCTGAGGGCTCTGAGGGCTAGTTATCGATCGTCCGTTCGAGCGTGCGTTCGCCGAGCGATACGTTGAGTGGGTACCGCTCCGCCATCGGCACGGTCACCTTCCACGCATGGCCATCAACCGACGCCTTCTCGCCCGCGACGCTGACCGAGGCGTCGGGGGAAACTTCGCCTTCGATCGTTGTCTTGCCGTCGGCGCTTTCCTTCTTCGTAACCACTACGAAAGGCGCCTTGGCGATCATTGCCTTGTGGTAATCGAACAGCACCTGCAGCTTCGGTGGGTCGACCGGCGCATTGCCCGGCCCGTCGGCCATGTTGTGGATCGCGGTCCTCAGCTCGGTGTCGTTCAGCTCGTCGATGGCCGCGTCACCGTAGGCTGAGCCATACTCGCCATGGCAGGTGGCGCAGCTCGTCTCGAAATAGGTGAACGCAGCGAACGACTGCACCGCGATCGGAGTCGCCGATGGAGTGGTCGTCGCACGGGTCGTCGCCGGTTGACTCGCTGGCGCGGCCGCCCTGATCGGCGTCACCTCAACTTGAAACGCCAGCGCAGCGGCGATGATCGCTACGGCGAGCACGATGAGGATGTTGCGCTTGCGTCGTTTCATCATTGGCATAGCACCGCTCCACACGAACAGGCACTGAACTTTAGCGATGCAGATCGCGTTTGTCGGCGGAGAAAGTCTGCCGGTGCCGGTCGCGCGTCACGGGCGGTTCCCTTGTCACCCGGCGAACCCTGCGTACCCTTAGCCGCCATGAAGATCGTTCGCTTTATCCACGCAGGCGCCACCCACTTTGGTCGACAGATCGACGATAGCACCGCCGAGATCATCGAGGGGGACCTGTTCAACTCGCTGCACCTCACCGGCCGCACCGTGCGCATCGAGAAATTTCTGGCACCGATCGTGCCCACGGACATCCTCTGCATCGGGCTGAACTACCGCAAGCACGCAGAAGAGAGCAACTCGGCCATCCCGAAGCACCCGATGCTCTTCATCAAGTCGAGCAACACGCTCAACAACCCCGGCGACCCGATCCGCATTCCACGCTTAAGCCGCGAGATCGACTATGAGGCCGAACTGACGGTGGTGATCGGCAAGACGGCGACCGACGTCAGCCCGGCCGACGCGCTGAGCTACGTCTTCGGCTACACGATCGGCAACGACGTGTCGGCCCGCGACTGGCAGCGCGACAAGAACCTCGGTGGTGGGCAGTTTGCGCGCGGCAAGAGCTTCGACGGCTTCTGCCCGCTGGGCCCGGCGATCGTCACCAGCGACGAGATCGAGAACCCCAACAACCTGTCGATCAAAACCACGCTCAACGGGCAAACCGTGCAGGACTGGACGACCGCCGACATGATCTTCGACGTCGCCAGCATTATTTCGAGCCTCAGCAGCACGATGACGCTGCGCCCCGGCGCGGTCATCCTCACCGGCACGCCGCACGGCGTGGGCTTCGCCCGCACGCCACCTTTGTGGATGACGGCCGGCGATCGCGTGGCGATCGAGATCGAGGGGCTCGGCCGACTGGAAAATCTTGTGGTCTAATCCCGCATTTTCCGATTGGCGGGCCGGGGGGTGGCGCGTACATTGTCGGTGGCAGAGGTTCCCCGGTTTGTCGGCCCACCCCTTATGCGAACCCTTTCCTTCATCATCGCGCTGGCCACCACTGCCGCCCTATCGAGCGGTGACACCATTCATCTGACCGACGGTCGCACGCTCACCGGTGACGTGAAGCGCACGCCCGACGGCTGGACCGTTGTCGCCGACGGGCAGACCCTGCAGCTGACGAACGACCAGGTGAAGTCGATCGAGGTGGGCTCGGCCGAGGGTGGCGCCACCGGCG
The nucleotide sequence above comes from Tepidisphaeraceae bacterium. Encoded proteins:
- a CDS encoding NADH:flavin oxidoreductase/NADH oxidase is translated as MSSAQLFEPFQLRSITLRNRIGVAPMCQYSATDGVPNDWHFVHLGSRAVGGAALVMSEATAVADIGRISPGDTGIWNDEQVDAWRRITRFIEQHGAVPAIQLAHAGWKASTAAPWDGGKAVAPEQGGWQPIGVAGDAFAPHYPSPRQASAADIDSICLQFRDATRRAIDAGFKVFEIHAAHGYLLHSFYSPLSNRRTDDFGGSFENRTRLLMQVVRDVRQIIPDHLPVVVRLSCTDWTEGGWTIDDSVRLATQLKQAGVDAIDCSSGGVSRSAKIPVGPGYQVELAAAVRRGAGIATAAVGMITEPHQAETILRTGQADLVFLARELLRDPYWPRRAADALRAKITPPVQYERAW
- a CDS encoding fumarylacetoacetate hydrolase family protein; this encodes MKIVRFIHAGATHFGRQIDDSTAEIIEGDLFNSLHLTGRTVRIEKFLAPIVPTDILCIGLNYRKHAEESNSAIPKHPMLFIKSSNTLNNPGDPIRIPRLSREIDYEAELTVVIGKTATDVSPADALSYVFGYTIGNDVSARDWQRDKNLGGGQFARGKSFDGFCPLGPAIVTSDEIENPNNLSIKTTLNGQTVQDWTTADMIFDVASIISSLSSTMTLRPGAVILTGTPHGVGFARTPPLWMTAGDRVAIEIEGLGRLENLVV